One genomic window of Thalassolituus hydrocarboniclasticus includes the following:
- the gmk gene encoding guanylate kinase: MIGTLFIFSAPSGAGKTSLVKALLQSTGYIGVSVSHTTRAPRPGEVDGKDYHFVSVAEFQDMVSRGAFLEHAQVFDNFYGTSQEWVESELSAGRDVILEIDWQGAQQVRHLMPDAVSVFIAPPSIAALRERLQKRGQDSEDIIERRMRDARNEMSHYGEYNYLIINDNFENTVEELRAIVIARRHRLSAQQVRHEDVLQELLNG; the protein is encoded by the coding sequence ATGATTGGTACCCTGTTTATTTTCTCCGCTCCGTCCGGTGCCGGTAAAACCAGCCTGGTGAAAGCCCTGCTGCAATCCACCGGTTATATCGGTGTGTCCGTATCCCACACCACCCGCGCCCCGCGTCCGGGCGAGGTGGACGGCAAAGATTATCACTTCGTATCCGTGGCCGAGTTTCAGGACATGGTCAGCCGTGGCGCCTTTCTTGAGCACGCTCAGGTGTTTGATAACTTCTACGGCACCTCACAGGAATGGGTGGAGTCCGAGCTTTCCGCCGGTCGTGATGTAATTCTGGAAATCGACTGGCAGGGCGCGCAGCAGGTGCGTCACCTGATGCCGGATGCCGTCAGCGTATTTATTGCACCGCCGTCTATTGCGGCGTTGCGTGAACGCCTGCAGAAGCGTGGCCAGGACAGCGAAGACATTATCGAACGCCGCATGCGCGATGCGCGTAACGAGATGAGCCACTACGGTGAATACAACTATCTGATTATTAACGATAATTTTGAAAACACCGTCGAAGAACTGCGCGCCATCGTGATTGCCCGCCGCCATCGTCTGAGCGCCCAGCAGGTGCGCCACGAAGATGTGCTGCAGGAATTACTGAACGGCTGA
- a CDS encoding YicC/YloC family endoribonuclease yields the protein MVFSMTAFARAGSECPQGRFTWEIRSVNSRYLELHFRLPDAFRDLEPALRERLKKSLSRGKVECALRFQPLQGENRLSVNHELVHELNRAADEVHAIIGPGNAMNVLEVLAWPGVISSAETDGKALQQAALQAFDDCLRSSCDARAREGEELAALIRQRLEKMQQIVASVAAAMPQALAAQRQQLEDKIAELNITLDSSRLETEMVLLAQKADVAEELDRLNTHIQEVGRILSQDEPIGRRLDFMMQELNREANTLSSKSLTTSITQAAVDLKVLIEQMREQVQNIE from the coding sequence ATGGTTTTCAGTATGACGGCCTTTGCCCGTGCCGGCAGCGAATGCCCGCAGGGACGTTTTACCTGGGAAATCCGCTCGGTGAACAGCCGCTATCTGGAACTGCACTTCCGCCTGCCGGATGCTTTCCGCGATCTGGAACCGGCCCTGCGCGAGCGCCTGAAAAAATCCCTCAGCCGCGGCAAAGTCGAATGCGCCCTGCGTTTTCAGCCGTTACAGGGCGAAAACAGACTCAGCGTAAACCACGAACTGGTACACGAGCTGAACCGCGCCGCCGATGAAGTACATGCCATCATCGGCCCCGGCAATGCCATGAATGTGCTCGAAGTGCTGGCCTGGCCCGGCGTAATCAGCAGTGCGGAAACCGACGGTAAAGCACTGCAGCAGGCGGCACTGCAGGCGTTCGACGATTGCCTGCGCAGCAGTTGCGATGCCCGGGCACGGGAAGGTGAAGAACTGGCCGCATTAATCCGCCAGCGACTGGAAAAAATGCAGCAGATTGTTGCCAGCGTTGCTGCAGCGATGCCCCAGGCACTGGCCGCCCAGCGCCAGCAGCTGGAAGATAAAATCGCCGAGCTGAATATCACCCTCGACAGCAGCCGGCTGGAAACCGAAATGGTGTTACTGGCACAGAAAGCCGATGTCGCCGAAGAACTCGACCGCCTGAACACCCATATTCAGGAAGTCGGCCGTATTCTCAGCCAGGACGAACCCATCGGCCGCCGCCTCGATTTTATGATGCAGGAGCTGAATCGCGAGGCGAATACGCTATCCTCTAAATCACTGACTACCAGCATTACCCAGGCCGCCGTCGACCTGAAAGTGCTGATCGAACAAATGCGTGAGCAGGTACAGAACATTGAATAA